A genomic stretch from Bradyrhizobium sp. 195 includes:
- the ald gene encoding alanine dehydrogenase, translating to MRVGVPKEIKVQEYRVGLTPGAVREYVAAGHQVMVETGAGGGIGASDEVYRRAGATIAESARDIFAKSDMIVKVKEPQKSEWAKLQESQILFTYLHLAPDPEQAKGLVASGCTAIAYETVTDASGHLPLLAPMSEVAGRLAIEAAGAALRRSAGGRGLLLGGVPGVQPARVVVLGGGVVGTQAARMAAGLGAEVTVIDRSIPRLRQLDDLFIGRVRTRFSTIEAVEEEVFAADVVIGAVLVPGASAPKLVTRAMLTSMRPGAVLVDVAIDQGGCFETSHPTTHTDPTYEVDGVVHYCVANMPGAVPVTSSQALNNATLPFGLMLANKGFAAVLENPHLRNGLNVHRGRITNKAVAESLGLEFAPVESGLAA from the coding sequence GTGTGCCCAAGGAGATCAAGGTGCAGGAATATCGCGTCGGGCTCACCCCGGGCGCCGTCCGTGAATATGTTGCAGCCGGGCACCAGGTGATGGTCGAGACCGGCGCCGGCGGCGGCATCGGCGCGTCCGATGAGGTGTATCGGCGGGCAGGGGCCACCATTGCCGAGAGCGCCCGCGACATCTTTGCCAAGTCCGACATGATTGTGAAGGTGAAGGAGCCGCAGAAGAGCGAATGGGCCAAGCTCCAAGAAAGCCAGATTCTTTTTACCTATCTTCATCTTGCGCCGGATCCGGAGCAGGCGAAGGGCCTGGTTGCCTCCGGCTGCACCGCGATCGCCTATGAAACCGTCACGGACGCGAGCGGTCACCTGCCGCTGCTCGCGCCGATGAGCGAAGTCGCTGGGCGCCTCGCCATCGAGGCTGCCGGCGCCGCGCTCAGGCGGTCGGCCGGCGGCCGCGGGCTGCTGCTCGGCGGCGTGCCGGGCGTGCAGCCGGCGCGGGTCGTCGTGCTCGGCGGCGGGGTCGTGGGGACGCAGGCGGCACGCATGGCCGCAGGTCTCGGTGCGGAAGTGACGGTGATCGACCGCTCGATTCCTCGTCTACGCCAGCTGGACGATCTCTTTATCGGACGCGTGCGCACCCGCTTTTCGACGATCGAGGCGGTCGAGGAGGAGGTGTTCGCCGCCGACGTCGTGATCGGCGCGGTGCTGGTGCCGGGCGCAAGCGCACCGAAGCTGGTCACGCGCGCGATGCTGACATCGATGCGGCCCGGCGCCGTGCTGGTCGACGTCGCGATCGACCAGGGCGGCTGCTTCGAGACCTCGCATCCGACCACGCACACTGATCCAACCTATGAGGTGGATGGCGTCGTGCATTACTGCGTCGCCAATATGCCGGGCGCGGTGCCGGTGACGTCCAGCCAGGCGCTGAACAACGCGACGCTGCCGTTCGGCCTGATGCTGGCGAACAAAGGCTTTGCCGCGGTGCTGGAGAACCCGCATCTGCGCAACGGGCTCAACGTGCACCGCGGGCGGATTACCAACAAGGCGGTGGCGGAGAGTCTGGGGCTGGAGTTCGCGCCGGTGGAAAGCGGGTTGGCGGCGTAG
- a CDS encoding flavin-containing monooxygenase yields MNIESPHKPLDLASAIAEGDIRCLLMVLVHMTGDAKWLAPPYLPKRDIRLIPDPEAGMPRDIQDEIRAAVVKLFANGTPKPVIADPGEELLLKMMRACLGENVAPEYAPLMREEMGFVARQARWTRRPSDEKLADQHVLIVGAGVCAIALGVALGQLGIPYTIVEKNAELGGTWWINRYPGCGVDTPNHSYSYSFGSGNAWTRYFCQREELLGYLQKVAEEYGIREHLRVNTELTSSRWDEGTQRWISTLKTKDGEETFASTALVSAIGQLNDPSRARFKGEEDFTGTILHSALWSDDIKLDGKHVAVIGTGATSMQLVPSIAGRVASVTVYQRSAQWARPVKGYADPISEGARWLLAHLPFYVQWYRFNMFWRYGDGLLPFLRKDPAWPHPERAVNKGNDRHRQELTDFILSELQDRPDLIEKCVPTYPPYGKRILLDNNWFKTLRRDNVELVTEAIDHFDQGGVVTADGKHRPADIIVVATGFKVTEMAARLNISGRYGQDLRQAWSNDNPTAFLGLTVPGFPNFFCMLGPNSGPAHGGSVIFQSECQSRYISACLADMIEQDVAAIDVRQDVLDDYVRKVDAEHEAMIWTHPGMSTYYRNSSGRVFSAMPWRFVDYWRMTHDPDLGQYRLTKA; encoded by the coding sequence ATGAACATCGAATCTCCGCACAAGCCGCTCGACCTTGCCTCGGCCATCGCAGAAGGCGACATCCGCTGTCTCCTGATGGTGCTGGTGCACATGACCGGCGACGCGAAATGGCTCGCGCCGCCATACTTGCCCAAGCGCGATATCCGCCTCATCCCCGATCCCGAGGCCGGCATGCCCCGGGACATCCAGGATGAGATCCGCGCCGCGGTGGTCAAGCTCTTCGCCAATGGTACGCCGAAGCCTGTCATTGCCGATCCCGGCGAAGAGCTGCTGCTGAAGATGATGCGCGCCTGCCTTGGCGAGAACGTCGCGCCGGAATATGCCCCGCTGATGCGCGAGGAGATGGGCTTTGTGGCGCGCCAGGCGCGCTGGACCAGGCGTCCTTCCGACGAAAAGCTCGCCGACCAGCATGTGCTGATCGTCGGCGCCGGCGTCTGCGCCATCGCGCTCGGCGTCGCGCTCGGCCAGCTCGGCATTCCCTACACCATCGTCGAGAAGAACGCCGAGCTTGGGGGCACCTGGTGGATCAACCGCTATCCCGGCTGCGGCGTCGACACGCCGAATCACTCCTATTCCTACTCGTTCGGCTCGGGCAATGCATGGACCCGTTATTTCTGCCAGCGCGAGGAGCTGCTCGGCTATCTCCAGAAGGTCGCCGAAGAATACGGCATTCGCGAGCATCTGCGCGTCAACACCGAGCTGACCTCGTCGCGCTGGGACGAAGGCACGCAGCGCTGGATATCCACGCTGAAAACGAAGGACGGCGAAGAGACGTTCGCATCCACCGCGCTGGTCTCGGCCATCGGCCAACTCAACGATCCCTCCCGCGCCCGTTTCAAGGGCGAGGAGGACTTCACGGGAACGATCCTGCATTCGGCGCTGTGGTCCGACGACATCAAGCTCGACGGCAAGCATGTCGCCGTGATCGGCACCGGCGCGACATCGATGCAGCTGGTGCCGTCGATCGCTGGACGTGTGGCCTCGGTCACGGTCTATCAGCGCAGCGCTCAATGGGCGCGGCCGGTGAAGGGCTATGCCGATCCGATCAGCGAGGGCGCGCGCTGGCTGCTGGCGCATCTGCCGTTCTATGTGCAGTGGTACCGCTTCAACATGTTCTGGCGCTATGGCGACGGCCTGCTGCCCTTCTTGCGCAAGGATCCGGCCTGGCCGCATCCGGAGCGCGCCGTCAACAAGGGCAATGACCGGCACCGCCAGGAACTGACCGACTTCATCCTGTCCGAGCTGCAAGACCGGCCCGACCTGATCGAGAAATGCGTGCCGACCTATCCGCCCTACGGCAAGCGCATCCTGCTCGACAACAATTGGTTCAAGACCTTGAGGCGGGACAATGTCGAACTCGTCACCGAGGCGATCGATCATTTCGATCAGGGTGGCGTCGTTACCGCCGACGGCAAGCACCGTCCCGCCGATATCATCGTGGTCGCGACCGGCTTCAAGGTGACGGAAATGGCGGCCCGCCTCAACATCAGCGGCCGCTACGGCCAGGATTTGCGCCAGGCCTGGAGCAACGACAACCCGACGGCGTTCCTCGGCCTCACCGTGCCTGGCTTCCCAAATTTCTTCTGCATGCTGGGCCCCAACTCCGGCCCCGCCCATGGCGGCAGTGTCATCTTCCAGTCGGAATGCCAGAGCCGCTACATCTCAGCCTGTCTCGCCGACATGATCGAGCAGGACGTCGCCGCCATCGACGTCCGCCAGGATGTGCTCGACGACTACGTCCGCAAGGTCGATGCCGAACACGAGGCGATGATTTGGACCCATCCCGGCATGAGCACCTATTATCGCAACTCAAGCGGCCGCGTGTTTTCGGCGATGCCCTGGCGGTTCGTCGACTACTGGCGCATGACACATGATCCGGATTTGGGGCAGTACAGGCTGACGAAGGCGTGA